The segment CCTGATTGACAACAGCGTCTATAATAAGATCACCGACGCCACCAGCGACATATGGATCCCAATACATATGAACCACATGTTCGTGAACGAGGCGTACAGGGTGTGGCATGGCGAACCTTTCAAAGAGGGTTATCGGCAGGCTCCGCCCAACACCGATCACTTCGACCTTCACGCCCAGGGACCAACCACCGATACCAAGTATAAAGCCTTGGAATTGATTCCTGGCCTAAACGTAGGCGGGTTTTTCGATGCCGGAGATTTTGACATCGAGACCGGATCTAACATTAGCGTGGTGCAGAACTTTGTGAGAACATGGGAGTCTTTCAAACCCATGCGTGATCAGACGTTCATTGACCAGAAACAGCGTTATGTAGATCTTCACCGCCCAGATGGAAAACCGGATGTATTGCAGTTTATTGAGCACGGCATATTGAACCTGGTAGCGCAGGCCGAGATTATCGGCCACATGTCCCAAACGCTCTCTAACGCTGTTCTGGATAATTACCATCACCTCGGTGACGCCGCCTCCCTAACCGACGGTCTTCCTTATAACCCAAAGCTTGGTCCTTACGAGGTAGCTCCTGACGGCCGATCCAGTGGAGTAAAGGATGATCTATGGGCATTTACCAGCCGCGAGCCTGAACTCGATCTCAGGGCAGCCACCATGTTTGCGGCAGCAAGCCGGGCCTTGAAAGGCTATAACGATGATCTTTCGGCACGCGCGTTGACACAGTCAAAAAGACTATTGAAAGAGGCAACAGCATTACTCGCTAATCAGGCGCAGGATACATCTGGCAGAGGCAATGCCGCCAATATGTCCACCAACCTTCAACTCTACATTGCTACCGGCGAAAAACAATATGTAGATAGATTCCAGCAACTTCTATGGCCAGCCCTTGAACGGAACGTGAGTGGCAACCTTTTAACAGCACTGGATGCTATTCCGCACCTGGACGCCTCTTACAAAGAAAAGCTCCGTCCGTATGTGGTGAAGTACAAAGAATATATCGGGGGCCTTGAAAAAGATAATCCCTACGGAGTTCCTATTGGCCTTACCAACTGGGCAGGAAGCGGAGACGTGATGAACTTTGGTACAACCATTTCTTTCGCCAGCAAATACTTTCCGGAGATCATAGAAGACAGCCATGCTTTTAAGGCCGCGAACTATCTGTTTGGCTGCCATCCGTACCATAATTATTCATTGGTGGCTACGGTGGGTGCTACCCGTCCCAAAGCAGTTTTTTACGGCAACAACCGGGCTGATTTTTCCTTTATTCCGGGCAATGTTGCCCCAGGTATTTTATTCAGAAAGCCCGACCACTTTGAAAACTACGATGACTGGCCATTTCTTTGGGGACAAAATGAAGGAACAATTGGTGGAAATACCAGCTATTTGATTTTTGGATCAGCTTTCAAGAACCTGGTAAAGTAAGTTTAATTGAACGGCCTGGATCTGATACTGATACAAACTGTTCAAATTTTAGCGCAAGTAATAAGTCCTTTGAGTTGGTAGCTTATTACTTGCGCTATTTTTTTGTGCAAAAAATATGCTGATTACTATCTATCGTTTAAATGAAATCAGAAAAGACGTGAGAAAGAAGAGAAATTTCTGGAAAAAGTCTTTGACATCTTCAGCAAAAACCATGAGCTGCGTGAAATCGATAGCTCGGGTCAGGGATTGCACGTGAAAAGGATTGTGGAGAGTAAGAGTGGAAGAGCCTGGAGGGTAGCGGATGCACCTTCTATTTTACCCTTCCCCTCGCAACCGTTGGGCCGTAGGCGCCGAACTAGACATGGGGTACCCGAAAGTCATGGGGAGATATAAGCTAGGACCTTGTCCCATTTTCTTGAAAAGCATCCATTACACCCTGTGAATTTTGCGGTGTAGGAGGAAAAGTGTTGGTGTCATCGCTAAGGGGGTAGGCTACTTTTACTGGCAGGCCTATTTTCTACAGGCAGATACATTTAGGCGTAGAGGTCTTCGCCGAACTCCTCTCTAGTGCCGTCTAGTAGGAAACCAACCAGCAAAACACTTGGAGGTAAAGCCCCGCCTTTCTAAAGACTGGTCTTTAGAAAGGCGGGGCTTTACCTCCAAGTGTCCAAAGAACATAAGCGGAACTCTGCTTTCCAAGCCTAAGAAGCTGTTTAAATTTCAGTCTTTGCTTTACCTAGGGTAATCATAAAGCAAGTCATATAATTAGGAAGTGCCCCTCACATCCATTTCTCAAAGGAACCAACATACAAAAAGCTGGAACAGAATATCTGATTGGAATCAAAAAAGTTTCTAAGAAGAAGGCTCTGGTATATGTGCTAATTAATTGTCTCAGATATCAGAGTCTCTTTAATTTATGAACTTCTATTTTATTTTGGTCACTCTCCAGACCATGCCTGTCCCTCTGTCAAATTCCATCGGGAAATGTCCGTCTGCAATGCGCTTCAGGCTGGTGCGGTGTGATCCGAAATCAACGATGTACATAGCGCCGTCCGGCCCAAACTTTACATCATATGGTCTTTCTATTCCTTCGCCCAGCTGGCCTTGCTGAGAAGCGGGACCTATTTTCTCGTTTTGAATAAACGCATGCAAGGTGTTTTCACCGCTGCCGCTTGTCTCTACTCGGGCGATACGGTTGCCGGCAAACTTGTCCCGCATTGGGTTCGTAATCCACTGAAAATCGCCGTATTCAGGCACAAAAAGATGGTCGGCGTACTCTCCCCAGCTTTGAGGCGCTACATCTGGCTTTGAAGGAGAAGAGTTTACTTCATGCAGCGCCAGGATCATTGATTTATCTGGCTGTTCCAACCCACTTGCCTCATGGTCAATTAGAAAGTGGAGTTCTTTGGCAACCCTTTCTTTACCTTTAAAGGTAGGTGGAATAGCCGAACTGCTTGGTTTGAACTTTGCATCAATAACAGGTTCAAAATTGGCCGCAAAATCAGGCCATCCGTACCAGGCACCTTGTCTCACGCGGTAAGTGCCATCATGATAATCGTTAATTGGTCTGCCGGCAGCATTGTCATAACCATTTACAGCTATGAACATTTCATTTTCCCTGTTCCATGCAATACCTATGGCATTACGGAAGCCCCACGCATAAGGCATTACCGTAGCCTCGGCATTTTCCGGGTCAAACACCAGAATTGAACCGCCACACTTATTGCGGCCCTTAATTACCTGGCCTGGTTCGGTTGCTGTGCCAAAAGGCACAAAGGCACCAGTTAATACGGTCCCCTTGCCCCCTTCCCTAAAATCAGGCAGTTCAATGTTGTAACCTGTGAGTACAATATCTTTGGCCGTGGTAGGGTGCCCGTCAGGAGCCTTCAGCACAAACGGGATCATGTTTTCATCCATATACCCGGAGTTGCCGCCTATGCCCACACACACATACAT is part of the Rufibacter tibetensis genome and harbors:
- a CDS encoding cellulase N-terminal Ig-like domain-containing protein, with protein sequence MKKRKLLSVVLLLMAAFNYAASQDLKLNDREYFEMQGVNVLVYSNLFTGGFNDEKNAGIELIHHGVRTAQGGAVRLSHTPEQWDLIPEILNRKVDRASKTIEATLRYKDYNFDSRVVVTAKGKGVEIAVYLDKPLPKAMEGSAGFNLEFLPSQYWNKAYLMDGRPNRFPRYVVGNTITKPNSLKPKQYKGYVTADDRGTGKYIDPLPLETGRTLLMAPDEPERLVKITSQNADLMLFDGRMLAQNGWFVVRSLLPAGKTGKVLTWTIEPNAIKGWEREPNIGFSQVGYLPSQPKVAVIELDKKDKPLAKSSIYKVGNDGKATKVFTGNIKSWGDYYKYHYVKFDFSSVKTPGIYYIQYGDIKTNNFLIDNSVYNKITDATSDIWIPIHMNHMFVNEAYRVWHGEPFKEGYRQAPPNTDHFDLHAQGPTTDTKYKALELIPGLNVGGFFDAGDFDIETGSNISVVQNFVRTWESFKPMRDQTFIDQKQRYVDLHRPDGKPDVLQFIEHGILNLVAQAEIIGHMSQTLSNAVLDNYHHLGDAASLTDGLPYNPKLGPYEVAPDGRSSGVKDDLWAFTSREPELDLRAATMFAAASRALKGYNDDLSARALTQSKRLLKEATALLANQAQDTSGRGNAANMSTNLQLYIATGEKQYVDRFQQLLWPALERNVSGNLLTALDAIPHLDASYKEKLRPYVVKYKEYIGGLEKDNPYGVPIGLTNWAGSGDVMNFGTTISFASKYFPEIIEDSHAFKAANYLFGCHPYHNYSLVATVGATRPKAVFYGNNRADFSFIPGNVAPGILFRKPDHFENYDDWPFLWGQNEGTIGGNTSYLIFGSAFKNLVK
- a CDS encoding PQQ-dependent sugar dehydrogenase gives rise to the protein MDQNEEQETRRGTMASAAAGAVSVGINMMKEKFTELSHDADSKKLKASANFPMIRLPEGYEIERIAGGLTYPTSVTWDDQGNMYIAEAGGTFLDEEDASARILRLEADGMFREVVNLDGKIYPAISGMTWHNGAFYITHREMDFHGAVSRVTLDGEVTQILGGIVDSKSDHQPNDIRVGRDGRMYVCVGIGGNSGYMDENMIPFVLKAPDGHPTTAKDIVLTGYNIELPDFREGGKGTVLTGAFVPFGTATEPGQVIKGRNKCGGSILVFDPENAEATVMPYAWGFRNAIGIAWNRENEMFIAVNGYDNAAGRPINDYHDGTYRVRQGAWYGWPDFAANFEPVIDAKFKPSSSAIPPTFKGKERVAKELHFLIDHEASGLEQPDKSMILALHEVNSSPSKPDVAPQSWGEYADHLFVPEYGDFQWITNPMRDKFAGNRIARVETSGSGENTLHAFIQNEKIGPASQQGQLGEGIERPYDVKFGPDGAMYIVDFGSHRTSLKRIADGHFPMEFDRGTGMVWRVTKIK